Proteins encoded within one genomic window of Theobroma cacao cultivar B97-61/B2 chromosome 7, Criollo_cocoa_genome_V2, whole genome shotgun sequence:
- the LOC18593846 gene encoding uncharacterized protein LOC18593846 encodes MKMLRSRYSFIVLLIFVSGVIQAKADDFKCPKASRCYGKRMECPKNCPSANSMNTKAKKAKVCYVNCDSPVCKPQCRHPKPNCDGPGSACHDPRFIGGDGIVFYFHGKSNEHFSLVSDSSLQINGRFIGHRPADRARDFTWIQALGILFNSQKFSLEATKAATWKSEVDHLKFSYNGEDLVVPEGALSLWYSPQKDVKVERVADKNTVIITLKDTAEIMVNVVPVTKEDDRIHNYTLPADDCFAHLEVQFRFFALSPVVDGVLGKTYRPDFENPAKPGVAMPVVGGEDKYRTTSLLSADCLSCLFSPESNSTSTKETPSVKEYDFLDCTRGASAGYGIICKK; translated from the exons ATGAAGATGTTAAGAAGCAGATATAGTTTCATCGTTCTACTGATCTTTGTTTCAGGTGTGATACAAGCAAAAGCAGATGACTTCAAATGCCCTAAAGCAAGCCGATGCTATGGAAAGCGTATGGAATGCCCTAAAAACTGCCCGAGTGCAAACTCCATGAACACAAAGGCTAAA AAAGCCAAAGTTTGCTACGTTAACTGTGATTCACCCGTCTGCAAGCCCCAGTGCAGGC ATCCCAAGCCAAACTGTGATGGTCCTGGCTCAGCATGCCATGATCCTCGCTTCATTGGTGGCGATGGCATTGTCTTCTACTTCCACGGAAAGAGCAACGAGCATTTCAGCTTGGTCTCTGACAGTAGTCTCCAGATTAATGGTCGCTTTATTGGCCACCGCCCTGCTGACCGAGCCAGAGACTTTACTTGGATTCAAGCACTTGGAATCCTTTTCAACTCTCagaaattttctcttgaagcCACCAAGGCTGCAACCTGGAAAAGCGAAGTAGACCATCTAAAGTTCAGTTACAATGGAGAGGATTTAGTTGTTCCAGAAGGTGCTCTCTCCCTTTGGTACTCTCCTCAAAAAGATGTGAAAGTTGAGAGAGTAGCAGACAAGAACACTGTCATTATCACATTGAAGGATACTGCAGAGATTATGGTCAATGTAGTGCCAGTAACCAAGGAAGACGACAGAATCCACAACTATACATTACCCGCTGATGACTGCTTTGCTCACTTGGAGGTGCAGTTCAGGTTCTTTGCCCTGTCCCCCGTGGTTGATGGGGTGCTTGGCAAGACTTACAGGCCTGATTTTGAGAACCCTGCCAAGCCTGGTGTGGCAATGCCTGTCGTGGGCGGTGAAGATAAGTATAGGACAACTTCACTTCTCTCTGCAGACTGCTTATCTTGTTTGTTCTCACCGGAAAGTAATTCAACCTCAACCAAAGAGACCCCTTCGGTGAAAGAATATGATTTTCTAGACTGCACCCGTGGTGCCTCTGCCGGATATGGAATCATTTGCAAGAAATGA